CCATCATCTTCactttctcatttcattctttctttgtctacttccttctttcttatagCCTACAAACCTGCCTATGTCTCCCCATTCTCAAAAAACTGTTCCTTGATCTGAACTACCTATTGTCTGTATTCTCTGTTGTCccatatttcttcttccttttgtgaCTAAATTCTTTCAAAAGTCCCTCTGTAGCTGATGCCTCTACTTCCTTTTCTCACATTCTCTTTTTAACTCTAGTCTGGCTTGTAGCCACATCCATTTTTCAACAAAACTGCTCTTTTCAGAGTTAAGTGATCTCTTAAGTGCTAAACTTAATGGTCTTTTTTCAatcctcttccttcttgatctctctctTTAGCCTTTGACAATGTGGAACATCTTTTCCTTGATACTTCAGTCTCTAGGTTTCTATTGCACTATTCTATCCTAGTTCTTCCTCCATCTGACCATTCTTTCTCAGGTTGGATCTTCATCCAAGTGATTGTTccacagatttttttcccctgaggcaattggggtcgtgacttgctcagggtcacatagccaggaagtgttaaatgtctgaggtcaaatttgaactcaggtcttcctgacttcagggctggagctctaacCACTTCAATACCTAGCTGTCTCAATTCCCCAGATCTTTTCTGGTCCATCTTGTGTCTCCCTTTATAATGTTTCAGTTGGTTATCTTATTAACCCCCATAGCTTCAATTATTATCAtctctttgctgatgatttttAGTGATGATTTTTCCCCATCCATAACTCTACTCTcacatttccaattctttagtgGACATCTGGAAATGGTTGCCCTATAGACATATTAAATTCAATCTGTTTAAAAGTGAGCTTAGTATCTTTCTCTTTTAAAGcctcttcccccatcctctcagTCACCTAGCCATGAAGCCCAGGTATTATTCTTAATTTCTCAAACCTTTATTTCTCCTCAATAgctaatctgttgccaagtcctgtTAATTTTACCTTGATAATATATTTGCAGGACTAGCCAGCTGGTTCAataaatagagtgccaggcctggacttagactcattttcctaagtttaaGTCCAATCCCAGACACTTCTTAGCAATGTGACCTtatcctacttgcctcagtttcctcatgtgtaaaatgagttggagaaggaaatggccaaacactccattgtctttgctaagaaaattcttAATGGGGTTACAAAgtgttggacatgattgaaatgaatgaggaacaataaatatatttgctCTGATACTGTCATCACTCTGTGAAGGCCCTTATCACCTCATTCCTGAATTATAGCAGTAGCCTTATGCTTGGTTTTCCTGCCTTACCTCTCCCTACTTAAATAAACCATCTTTGATTTAGCTATCCAATGAATCTTTCTAAATAGGAAATTTAACCAAGTCATCCCCGCCCTGGTCAGTGAATTCTAATAACTCCCTATTGCCTCAAGAATCAGACATAAATTCAGATATAAACTCTCTGCCTTTTTGTCCTCACAACCTGATCCCCTCAGGTAGTAAGCTCTGAGGATTTAGCATAGCCAGGCATCTGCAAGACCATCTAGTTGGGCCTGAGAGGATGAGGTGAATGGCTGATCCCTGGTCATACCATCAGGGTGAAGAGTGTGTATTCCAACTCCCATCCTCTGACTACAGATCTGATATCCAGGTGCCCCTCCCTATTTCCCCCTGTATGTATGATATCAGGCTCAACTGAAGGTTTCTTATAGCTGCTGACTAGTTTTGTTCTTTTGGTTCCTCCCAGGTGCAGAGTATAATAAGGCTTTGATGACTTGCATTTGGGAATCTTGTTGGGTTGAAGCTTTGTGATGTAGGGGCAAGTCTCTTAAATTTTCTGACTCTCACAGAAACAAAGACCATGAAGGGATTTGATATATTTCCTGTCAGGacaggattttttcctggggcctgAGCTCAGTGGAAAGTGGGTCTCTGACTCAAAGGGGTATCCAGAGAATCGAGGCTATTCTCTTATGTGGTATTGACTGTGATGTTTTTTGGAAAGGCCTTTCAGATTCAGCCCCGCTGCCTCAGGATCTGAATCTCTCTGATATTCCTGTTCGCTCCTGTGGAACAAACCCTTCTCTGCCATGGCCTTTGCTCTTGCCACCAGCCTTTCCTTTAGAGACCTCAACAGGAGGGAAATGGCCGAGTCTGGCAGGGCTTTGTCCTGGGGAAGCCGTGTCTCAAGCGCAGCTACTGAAGAACACACATGAGCCTTCCGATGTCCTGCTGGATACCAGGTACAAACACCTGTGTATTTATCCCTGCATGTGTAGTTACATACTTCCAAGCAAATCTTCATTTAGCTTTAtacctatttcctggtcacctaAATTCTTGGACAAGTTTTGCTTGGGCATAGTGCAGGAATGTAAAACGTCACATTATGCATACAAATGGTAAATAGAGTACGGATAATCCAAAATACTAAATAGTAAAGTTTAATTTTTCTGTAgatgggtgtttttttttttttaacagttttccTTTCCTAATTATCTTTTTGCTTTGCCTGATATAAAAATTAGTTTGCATTCTCTGAGCACACAGCAGCTGGGACGTGGGAAGGGCTGTAGGGGGAATGTTTTGGATGATAAGTCAgccaaggattaaaaaaaaatcatggataatttagaaaatggaTGTAATATTCAAATAATAGAGAACTATTATtatagtctttctttctttctttctttttcttgcaagTAATATTCTGCCTTCTGATTTGTCTACTCTTCATCTTCCTTTCGTTTCTTTTGACTGGAAAATTTAATTCCCCTTCAAAAAGGACAGCCCAAATGTATCTGTGTTgttaatgaataaaaattcacaaatggattctttttgttttttgatcataATTTCAGATCAGTGTCAGAATCTGAAGTAGAAGATGAGATGCCTTTTCTGCTGGGTGCTCACACTGACCGATGGCTTGGAGAGCAAGGTGGGACATCTCTGAGGGTTGTTTAGACAAGGATTTGCCATGGTACactgggaaagaaaggagaatctGAGCTTTTCCCGTATGGAGAACTTGGTTCTCACTTCTAGCATCTGTCCAAAGCAGAGAAGGGCCCTGAGGTTTGGGTGGAGGGAAgtctgtgtatgtatgcatgtgttgGGTGAGTGTAATTCCAGAGACAAAATcagaagatttgaattctagCTTTGGGCTGCTAAGATCTAAGGaaaatctttgtcttttttaGAGCGTCAATCTCCTAGAAAGTAGAAATAATGGATTATTTAAAGATCGTCGTGAATATTCATGAGATAAATCTGTTATATTTGCATGCATATGTCCTGAAAGTTCTCTGTATTTATTAGGGTGTGGAGGTGACTTGAGATTTAGAATTCTAGGGCACTAGAACACAAGTTTCTGCCAAATTGGACAGACTCCTAAAGATGGGGTTAGCATCTGGTGTCTTATCTGGAGACCAGTCTTCCTCCATGGAACCTGACTTTTCACATGGCCCCGGCCACAAGGTGatgattgttttttaattattattattttatttttttggtcatagcaaCTCACGAAAAATAATCCAGGAATAGTGAGAGATTTATATTAGTGGAGGGAGTATcgcactgatgaaatcatagatgttTGGACATTTTCACATATCTGGTCCAAGAAACAAGAACCTATTGTGTTCAAGGCAGTGTGCTGTTCactagggagaggaagagggtcTGATCCTGATTCTATTAAAGTAGGGATCTTCTAGATAAGGAAGCTCCATCCACCAACACAGGTtggtaccttctctgcaacttagttTCAGTGAGTAGCCTAGAGCAATGGTAAGTCACTCAGACCAGGACCAGTAAACTGGATTCAGGATCCAGGCTATCACATATTACCTTTAAAAACCTTACTTAATAGGGgtgctagatggcacagtgggtagagcaccagccctgaagttaggagcacccaatttcaaatctggcctcagacacttaacacttcctaactatgtgatcctgggcaagtaacttaactccaattgcctcatcaagAAACAAAATCATCAACAAAAAACCTTACATAATAACAttatatgttctattatattttaatttgttttaaaagtttcCCAGTTGCATTAATTGAGAATCAGTGATAATTCAGGAATATTTTTGGATTTATGTTTGACACTTCTAGCCTGTAGTACTAaaaggttaaatcacttgcccaagtAGGTCTAAGGTAGGAGTTGAACCATGATTTTTCTGGCTTTGAGTCTCTTTCTATTTACTATATTAGGCTGACTCTCTGCACTAGTAATAAAAAGACAGTTCTTATCTATAAGGAGGACCAGTAGGTGCTGCAGAAAATAAAGAGTGGGTTGGTTATCAGAaaaatcttcctgagttaaaatctgtctTTGGACACTTAATAGCAGTGAGAATCTGTCACTTAACCCttccttcctcagttttctcatttataaaatgagctggaggaggaaatgacatatcaccccagtatctttgtcaaaaccccaaaatggtgttccaaagagttggacattatTAGGACaactgaatacacacacacacacacacacacacacacacacacacacacacatacatctttAAGGAACCTGCCTATAACTTGTAAACAGTTAAGTATATGAGTAATAATCTGAGGAGGAAGCCAGTGGACTAACATCTTGGACTTAGGAAATAATAGCCTGCATTTGTATAGCATTGTAATTTTTGAAAATCTCTATATTtgcataatctcatttgatccttacaacagtctttatgaatgagaaaattcATGCTAAGAAGTTATGACTTGTCTAGGGTAACTCAACAAAAAAATCCTTCCCATGGAAGATGGTCCATGAGCTGAGCCTTGGATAAAGCTTAGGGCTGTAGGCAAGAAAGGTATGCACTGCAAAGTGATGGTGCACTTGAAGCCAAGTGACTTTGCTGTCATCACACCAAAATCTAGTAGTGGAGCGAGGTCTAGAACCCAAGCCTCCTAATTTAACACTCTTTCCTTTACACCGCACTGCCTTCTGGCTGTTGGGGGTTTTGATTTGGAAGagatttcttttcataattcaCTAATCCCTGCTTCCATTTGATCCAGGATCCCAGGATGCCAAAGGCAGTGGAACCCAAAACTGTTCCATAACGACCTCGCTCACGCTGGATGCCAAGACTGGTTCCCAAGATGAGCTCCTTGCCAAATCAGACCTTGAGTTCCTGCCAGAACCCGAGTCCTGCCTCCCAGAGTCTCAGAGAAGCATCTTGGACCATTTGGAATTTGATTCAACATCTGTGGCCCTAACTCCCCAGGAAGAAGTAGATAGcatatttccttatctctttccctATGAGTTATGAGCTGTATAAtttctgagccttgaaggaatcACTGCTAAGTAGGTTGAGGGTGggaggagacagaaaaatagagattttGAAGCAgcacagaaaagaatatacatcTGGGCACTTTATTTTGGGTTTGGGTTGCAGCTGCAGCCTAatttgagagagggagggagggccaTGGGGAGTGAAAACTGAATATTAAAGAGAAGAAGCAATTTTCTTGGAGGAAGCAAAACTTTTGTAACTTTTGCATAATTGATACAATTCAGTATGTGGATCAGAGTGGAAGCTTAATCAGGCAATTCTGATGGAGTTAGATGAAAGTCATCTAATCTTATTTTGTTCCTGTGAAAGTCGTTTCACCATTAAATCTACAAATAACTCTGATTCTTGGTCTTCTGGGGGAAGGGTTGATGGTTTTCTCTGTACTGTTTTGTTGGGTACATGACCCAGAGtaagaatgataaaaaataacTCCTGCAAATAGACTTTTCTGATGGtggtctcatttcttttcctctcaataTTTCTGTGAAGAaattgagggcagggattattaaAATCTCTTGCTGGGGAAAAACTAAttactataaaaattaaatgaggtctGAAAATTCAAAGCAGAACTAACCCATATCCCAACTTCCAGCCCAAAGTACTCTAGATTAACTTAGTATGTCATCTTGACAGTCTACCATCATGGATTCATTGACCAGTTCTCTATATTGAAGAGGCAAATGGGATATATTGCCATCTGCCTGTATCTACTTGGCCATTGTCCTTGTTTCCTGCTCCGAGTTATCCTTGTTGTTCTGGTGAATGGGCCCAGCCTTCCCAGTAACCATGTCTTACAGAGACAGAGATGTCCTGACTAAGTGGATGTTCTGAGTCTTGAAGCTTTGTTGAAAGCTTGTATGGGGACGGAGAGCCAGACGTGTCTCTGGGACTCTAATCC
The DNA window shown above is from Sminthopsis crassicaudata isolate SCR6 chromosome 2, ASM4859323v1, whole genome shotgun sequence and carries:
- the SOHLH1 gene encoding spermatogenesis- and oogenesis-specific basic helix-loop-helix-containing protein 1 isoform X2, which produces MDSWDPDSSQGPFGPGEPRDPSSAGHRCGSKAPRGPGSAPQRARGAPERPRRWRRRSLLPRKRISVSCERLRILLPKFEGRREDMASILEMAVQYLKLARTLVPTEEQSTILAPSEEVCQKWQKNVLIPNTRKQIPEMRTFDTSRQRGSLGCPATAVETRKPALTLGEPVDKALEGTYSVFEKGLSDSAPLPQDLNLSDIPVRSCGTNPSLPWPLLLPPAFPLETSTGGKWPSLAGLCPGEAVSQAQLLKNTHEPSDVLLDTRSVSESEVEDEMPFLLGAHTDRWLGEQGSQDAKGSGTQNCSITTSLTLDAKTGSQDELLAKSDLEFLPEPESCLPESQRSILDHLEFDSTSVALTPQEEVDSIFPYLFPYEL